A part of Aquaspirillum sp. LM1 genomic DNA contains:
- a CDS encoding cadherin domain-containing protein — MPTAAPKQIALIDTSLPDWPRLAASLPTNIAIETFSSLAQLSQWASSHAGEYTALHLFTHGASGKLQLGKETLDASGLNQAGVQGQLQALAQALTPDGDLLLYGCNVADGQGGLEFISKLAQTTQADIAASTNLTGMHGDWALESTYGVLETIPLATDWQGELAMSITPVRMGSPGKAAGEYRNGNAFAALKIDGSVVTWGDGSNGGNSSAVAASLSSGVSQIYSTGAAFAALKSDGSVVAWGHASYGGDSSAVTASLSSGVSQIYSTGTAFAALKSDGSVVVWGHASYGGDSSAVTASLSSGVSQIYSTTYAFAARKSDGSVVAWGHASYGGDSSAVAASLSSGVSQIYSAGGAFAALKNNGSVVTWGDASYGGDSSAVDASLSSGVSQIYSTGFAFAAVKNDGSMVAWGHANYGGDSSAVDASLSSGVSQIYSTGFAFAALKNDGSVVAWGDSSNGGNSSAVAASLSSGVSQIYSAGGAFAALKNDGSVVTWGDSSNGGNSSAVAASLTSGVSQIYATHTAFAALKSDGSVVTWGDGSQAGNSSAVAASLTSGVSQIYSTDSAFAALKSDGSVVTWGDGGHGGNSSAVAASLASGVVGLANIATDDRYSNSAPTHIALSHSSVAENTATAGALTIGALTSTDPDTGNTFSYSVVGGTDQARFQVSGANLQFKAGTTLDYETQSSYAVTVRSTDQGGLTYDKTLTVSLSNVNETPTAASFTSAGLDNTTAITGAAVGTLAAVDPDAGDTHTFTLVAGNGSNDADNSKFTVTGNTLKVGSTALTAGTYQVMTRATDAGSLTVDQAQTITISALNAAPTITSGASGSVAENAATSTVVYTSAATDTDSDTLTYSLTGTDAASFSINATTGQVRLLTPADYETKSSYSITVNAKDATHTTTQAVTINVTDVNEAPSITSGATGSVAENAATSTVVYTATATDPESDTLSYSLTGTDAASFTINTAGAVKLVTPADFETKASYSVTVNAMDATHTTTQAVTINATNVNEAPTAANFTSAGLGNTTAITGASVGTLAAVDPDAGDTHTFTLVAGNGSNDADNGKFTITGNTLKVGGTALAAGTYQVMTRATDAGGLTVDQAQTVTITAANIAPTISSSSTGSVAENAVTSTVVYTAAATDAESDTLTYSLTGTDAASFSIDASTGQVKLLTPADFEVKSSYSITVNAKDATNTTTKAVTINVTDVNEAPSITSGATGSVAENAATSTVVYTATATDPESDTLSYSLTGTDAASFTINTAGAVKLVTPADFETKASYSVTVNAMDATHTTTQAVTINATNVNEAPTAANFTSAGLDASTAITGASVGTLAAVDPDAGDTHTFTLVAGNGTNDADNSKFTMVGNTLKVGGTALTGGTYHVLTRATDAGGLTVDQAQTITISAAPVITSGASASVAENAVSSTVVYTSAATDADSDALTYALTGTDAASFSIDATTGQVKLLTPADFEVKSSYSITVNAKDATHTTTQAVTINVTDVNEAPSITSGATGSVAENAATSTVVYTATATDPESDTLSYSLTGTDAASFTINTAGAVKLVTPADFETKASYSVTVNAMDATHTTTQAVTINATNVNETPTAANFTSAGLTSSTAVTGASVGTLAAVDPDAGDTHTFTLVAGNGTNDADNSKFTMVGNTLKVGGTALTTGTYQVMTRATDAGGLTVDQAQTITISAAGGGGGGGGGGGGGGDPTPPDPTPPTTPTTPTVPTTPTEPTTPTVPTTPTTPTEPTTPTTPTVPVDPTPPTPSVPEPPAPVTPTPPVTPSIPLVDGVAVASTTMTRVDGSQVNTLIIPVISRERQEQDTSSGSADIPLAVSDGRTQIKGEIPTGIGMTVEGGDSTQPGNTDLLIAIRSHTTEQSADQTAMVSLGQSFLNALPGSTALWVRTVVVRADSSQDASGTLVFRDQTADSNTDTALVLDFTHLPTNSTVGLENVNFAAIVGSVSVTTGDGNQLLVADGKAQTLDLGAGDDTVYAGSGNDVLTNTRGNDKLFGQGGNDTLSGENGQNILHGGTDSDTAKFTGKADDYTVEKHHGFVKVINKADPSKSTLVINTETLQFADNALNVQNPPALNALAGMYQKVLGRQADIYGFDYFGDLQAKGYSMGSMALNMMKTAEGQARGWALTGDPVNDMEVLYQGLLGRNADAGGKAAWVQLLKSGSVSLDQVATAFVESPEMKTHYVGPTGWDFFI; from the coding sequence ATGCCCACCGCCGCTCCCAAGCAAATTGCCCTGATAGACACTTCATTGCCTGATTGGCCACGCCTGGCCGCTAGCCTGCCGACCAACATAGCGATCGAAACTTTCTCCAGCCTGGCGCAGCTCAGCCAATGGGCATCCAGCCATGCTGGCGAATATACGGCGCTACACCTGTTTACCCACGGCGCATCTGGCAAGCTGCAACTGGGGAAAGAGACGCTGGATGCCTCCGGACTGAACCAAGCCGGCGTACAAGGGCAACTGCAGGCGCTGGCGCAGGCGTTGACCCCGGATGGCGATCTGCTGCTGTATGGCTGTAATGTGGCCGATGGCCAGGGTGGCCTTGAATTTATCAGCAAGTTGGCCCAAACCACCCAGGCCGATATCGCCGCCTCTACCAACCTGACCGGCATGCACGGCGACTGGGCGCTGGAAAGTACCTACGGCGTACTGGAAACCATCCCTCTGGCCACCGACTGGCAAGGCGAGCTGGCAATGAGCATCACGCCAGTACGGATGGGCTCTCCCGGCAAAGCGGCCGGGGAATACCGCAACGGAAACGCCTTTGCCGCATTGAAAATCGATGGCAGCGTGGTCACCTGGGGCGATGGCAGCAACGGCGGCAACAGCAGCGCGGTGGCCGCCAGCCTGAGCAGTGGCGTCAGCCAGATTTACAGCACCGGCGCGGCCTTTGCCGCCCTGAAAAGCGATGGCAGCGTCGTGGCTTGGGGGCATGCCAGTTACGGCGGCGATAGCAGCGCGGTGACCGCCAGTCTGAGCAGCGGCGTCAGCCAGATTTACAGCACCGGCACCGCCTTTGCTGCGCTGAAAAGCGATGGCAGTGTGGTGGTTTGGGGGCATGCCAGTTACGGCGGCGACAGCAGCGCGGTGACCGCCAGCCTGAGCAGCGGCGTCAGCCAGATTTACAGCACCACCTACGCCTTTGCCGCACGCAAAAGCGATGGCAGTGTGGTGGCCTGGGGGCATGCCAGTTACGGCGGCGATAGCAGCGCGGTGGCCGCCAGCCTGAGCAGTGGCGTCAGCCAGATTTACAGCGCAGGCGGCGCTTTTGCCGCGCTGAAAAACAATGGCAGCGTGGTCACTTGGGGCGATGCCAGTTACGGCGGCGATAGCAGCGCGGTGGACGCCAGCCTGAGCAGCGGCGTCAGCCAGATTTATAGCACCGGCTTTGCCTTTGCCGCCGTCAAAAACGATGGCAGTATGGTGGCCTGGGGGCATGCCAATTACGGCGGCGATAGCAGCGCGGTGGACGCCAGCCTGAGCAGCGGCGTCAGCCAGATTTACAGCACCGGCTTTGCCTTTGCCGCGCTGAAAAACGATGGCAGTGTGGTGGCCTGGGGCGATAGCAGCAATGGCGGCAACAGCAGCGCGGTGGCCGCCAGCCTGAGCAGTGGCGTCAGCCAGATTTACAGCGCAGGCGGCGCTTTTGCCGCGCTGAAAAACGATGGCAGCGTGGTCACCTGGGGCGATAGCAGCAATGGCGGCAACAGCAGCGCGGTGGCCGCCAGCCTGACCAGTGGCGTCAGCCAGATTTACGCCACCCACACCGCCTTTGCCGCGCTGAAAAGCGATGGCAGCGTGGTCACCTGGGGCGATGGCAGCCAGGCCGGCAACAGCAGCGCGGTGGCCGCTAGCCTGACCAGTGGCGTCAGCCAGATTTACAGCACCGACTCGGCCTTTGCCGCCCTGAAAAGTGACGGCAGCGTGGTCACCTGGGGCGATGGCGGCCATGGCGGCAACAGCAGCGCCGTGGCCGCCAGCCTGGCCAGCGGCGTGGTGGGGCTGGCCAATATCGCGACCGATGACCGCTACAGCAATTCGGCACCGACCCACATCGCCCTGAGCCATAGCAGCGTGGCAGAAAACACCGCCACCGCCGGCGCTTTGACCATCGGTGCACTGACCAGTACCGACCCGGATACCGGCAACACCTTCAGCTACAGCGTGGTTGGCGGCACCGATCAGGCGCGCTTTCAGGTGAGCGGCGCCAATCTGCAATTCAAGGCCGGCACCACGCTGGATTACGAAACCCAGAGTAGCTACGCCGTCACCGTACGCAGCACCGACCAAGGCGGGCTGACTTACGACAAGACACTGACCGTCAGCCTGAGCAACGTCAACGAAACTCCCACTGCGGCCAGTTTCACCAGCGCCGGGCTGGATAACACCACCGCCATCACTGGCGCTGCGGTCGGCACGCTGGCCGCCGTGGACCCGGATGCGGGCGACACCCACACCTTTACCCTGGTGGCGGGCAATGGCAGCAATGATGCCGACAACAGTAAATTTACCGTCACCGGTAATACGCTGAAAGTGGGCAGCACCGCACTGACCGCCGGCACCTACCAGGTGATGACCCGCGCCACTGACGCCGGAAGCCTGACCGTCGATCAAGCGCAGACCATCACGATTAGCGCGCTTAATGCTGCGCCTACCATCACCAGTGGGGCCAGCGGCAGCGTGGCGGAAAACGCCGCCACCAGCACCGTGGTCTACACCTCCGCCGCCACCGACACCGACAGCGATACCCTCACCTATTCGCTCACTGGCACCGATGCTGCATCGTTCTCGATCAACGCCACCACTGGCCAGGTGCGCCTGCTCACCCCGGCAGACTATGAAACCAAGTCCAGCTACAGCATCACCGTCAACGCCAAGGATGCGACTCATACCACCACCCAGGCGGTGACCATCAATGTCACCGATGTGAACGAAGCACCCAGCATCACCAGCGGGGCCACTGGCAGCGTGGCCGAAAATGCCGCCACCAGCACCGTGGTCTACACCGCCACCGCCACCGACCCGGAAAGCGATACCCTCAGCTATTCGCTCACCGGCACCGATGCTGCGTCGTTTACCATCAACACGGCAGGTGCCGTGAAACTGGTCACCCCCGCCGACTTTGAAACCAAGGCCAGCTACAGCGTCACCGTGAACGCGATGGACGCGACCCACACCACCACCCAGGCGGTGACCATCAATGCCACCAACGTCAACGAAGCGCCCACCGCCGCCAACTTCACCAGCGCCGGGCTGGGTAACACTACCGCAATCACCGGTGCTTCGGTAGGCACGCTGGCCGCCGTGGACCCGGATGCTGGCGACACCCACACCTTTACCCTGGTGGCCGGCAATGGCAGCAATGATGCCGATAATGGCAAATTCACCATTACCGGTAATACGCTGAAAGTGGGCGGCACCGCACTGGCCGCCGGCACCTACCAAGTGATGACCCGCGCGACTGATGCTGGCGGGCTGACCGTCGATCAGGCACAGACCGTGACGATCACTGCAGCCAATATCGCGCCCACCATCAGTAGCAGTTCTACCGGTAGCGTGGCGGAAAACGCCGTCACCAGCACGGTGGTTTACACCGCCGCCGCCACCGATGCGGAAAGTGACACTCTCACCTACTCGCTGACCGGCACCGATGCCGCGTCGTTCTCGATTGACGCCAGCACCGGTCAGGTCAAGCTGCTCACCCCGGCAGACTTTGAAGTCAAGAGCAGCTACAGCATCACCGTCAACGCCAAGGATGCGACCAACACCACCACCAAGGCGGTGACCATCAATGTCACCGATGTGAACGAAGCACCCAGCATCACCAGCGGGGCCACTGGCAGCGTGGCGGAAAACGCCGCCACCAGCACCGTGGTCTACACCGCCACCGCCACCGACCCGGAAAGCGATACCCTCAGCTATTCGCTCACCGGCACCGATGCCGCGTCGTTTACCATCAACACGGCAGGTGCCGTGAAACTGGTCACCCCCGCCGACTTTGAAACCAAGGCCAGCTACAGCGTGACCGTGAACGCGATGGACGCGACCCACACCACCACCCAGGCGGTGACCATCAATGCCACCAACGTCAACGAAGCCCCCACCGCCGCCAACTTCACCAGCGCCGGGCTGGACGCTTCCACCGCCATTACCGGCGCTTCGGTCGGCACGCTGGCCGCCGTGGACCCGGATGCGGGCGACACCCACACCTTTACCCTGGTGGCGGGCAATGGCACCAATGACGCTGATAACAGCAAGTTCACGATGGTGGGTAACACCCTCAAAGTGGGCGGAACTGCGCTGACCGGTGGCACCTACCATGTACTGACCCGTGCCACCGATGCTGGCGGCCTGACCGTTGATCAAGCGCAGACGATCACGATTAGCGCTGCTCCAGTCATCACCTCTGGTGCCAGCGCCAGCGTCGCCGAAAACGCCGTTTCCAGCACCGTGGTCTACACCTCCGCCGCCACCGACGCCGACAGCGACGCCCTGACCTATGCGCTGACCGGCACTGACGCTGCGTCGTTCTCGATTGACGCCACCACCGGCCAGGTCAAGCTGCTCACCCCGGCAGACTTTGAAGTCAAGAGCAGCTACAGCATCACCGTCAACGCCAAGGATGCGACTCATACCACCACCCAGGCGGTGACCATCAATGTCACCGATGTGAACGAAGCACCCAGCATCACCAGCGGGGCCACTGGCAGCGTGGCCGAAAATGCCGCCACCAGCACCGTGGTCTACACCGCCACCGCCACCGACCCGGAAAGCGATACCCTCAGTTATTCGCTGACCGGCACCGATGCTGCGTCGTTTACCATCAACACGGCAGGTGCCGTGAAACTGGTCACCCCCGCCGACTTTGAAACCAAGGCCAGCTACAGCGTGACCGTGAACGCGATGGACGCGACCCACACCACCACCCAGGCGGTGACCATCAATGCCACCAACGTCAACGAAACCCCCACTGCCGCCAACTTCACCAGTGCCGGGCTGACCAGCAGCACCGCCGTCACCGGTGCTTCGGTAGGCACGCTGGCCGCCGTGGATCCGGACGCTGGCGACACCCACACCTTTACCCTGGTGGCAGGCAATGGCACCAATGATGCCGACAACAGCAAGTTCACGATGGTGGGTAACACACTCAAAGTAGGCGGAACGGCACTGACCACCGGCACCTACCAGGTGATGACCCGCGCCACTGACGCCGGCGGCCTGACCGTCGATCAAGCGCAGACCATCACGATTAGCGCTGCCGGTGGCGGCGGAGGCGGTGGCGGTGGTGGCGGTGGTGGCGGCGATCCGACCCCGCCGGACCCGACACCTCCCACTACCCCAACCACACCGACGGTGCCGACCACGCCAACGGAACCGACGACGCCCACGGTGCCGACCACGCCCACCACGCCGACGGAACCCACCACACCGACCACGCCCACCGTGCCGGTGGATCCGACGCCACCCACGCCTAGCGTGCCCGAGCCACCTGCGCCAGTCACGCCCACACCGCCGGTCACCCCCAGCATTCCGCTGGTCGATGGCGTGGCGGTGGCGTCCACCACCATGACCCGCGTCGATGGCTCACAAGTCAATACGCTGATTATTCCGGTGATCAGCCGTGAGCGGCAGGAGCAGGACACTTCCAGTGGCAGCGCCGACATTCCGCTGGCAGTCAGCGATGGGCGCACCCAGATCAAGGGCGAGATTCCCACCGGCATCGGCATGACCGTGGAAGGCGGCGACAGCACCCAGCCAGGCAACACCGACCTGCTCATCGCCATCCGCAGCCACACCACCGAGCAATCCGCTGACCAGACCGCCATGGTGAGCCTGGGGCAATCTTTCCTTAACGCCCTGCCCGGCAGCACCGCGCTGTGGGTGCGCACCGTGGTGGTCCGCGCTGACTCCAGCCAGGATGCCAGTGGCACACTGGTATTCCGTGACCAGACCGCAGACAGCAACACCGACACCGCCCTGGTGCTGGACTTCACCCACTTGCCAACCAACAGCACCGTGGGTCTGGAGAACGTGAACTTTGCCGCCATTGTTGGCAGCGTGTCGGTGACCACTGGCGATGGCAACCAGCTGCTGGTGGCCGACGGCAAGGCGCAAACCCTCGACCTGGGCGCTGGCGACGACACCGTCTACGCTGGATCGGGCAACGATGTCCTGACCAACACCCGTGGCAACGACAAACTGTTTGGCCAGGGCGGCAACGACACCCTCAGCGGGGAAAACGGCCAGAACATCCTGCACGGCGGCACCGACTCCGACACCGCCAAATTCACCGGCAAGGCCGACGACTACACCGTGGAAAAACACCATGGCTTCGTCAAGGTGATCAACAAAGCCGACCCAAGCAAGAGCACGCTGGTGATCAATACCGAAACCCTGCAGTTTGCTGACAACGCACTGAACGTGCAAAACCCACCCGCGCTGAATGCGCTGGCCGGGATGTACCAGAAGGTACTCGGACGTCAGGCGGATATTTATGGCTTTGACTACTTTGGTGATCTGCAAGCCAAGGGCTACAGCATGGGCAGCATGGCACTGAACATGATGAAAACCGCCGAAGGCCAGGCGCGTGGCTGGGCGCTGACCGGCGACCCGGTGAACGACATGGAAGTGCTCTACCAGGGGCTGCTGGGGCGCAATGCCGACGCCGGTGGCAAGGCAGCCTGGGTGCAGTTGCTCAAGTCAGGTTCGGTATCGCTGGATCAGGTGGCGACGGCGTTTGTGGAATCGCCAGAAATGAAAACCCATTATGTCGGGCCCACCGGATGGGATTTTTTCATTTGA